GCATCGTTCAGAATGGCGTTGCCACGCACAACCACTGTGACTTTGTCACTTGGCAGCAACTCGATGAGCAGGCGATCCAGAACGATTTCCCCAGCATTGTCCGCTAAGAAAAGAATAGAATCGGCGCGTTCAATGTCGCGTTTCAGACGGTCAACATCACCGACCAGCGGAACATGAAGCGCCATGTCAATGGCCTGCAGGGCACGCGTCTCATCCATGGCATGGTAGACACCGTGATCAATACTGTTCCCGGCGATGGAGAGTTTGAGGGCTGTTGTCAGTGGATCGTTACTGCTGGCCACCTGGCCTGCCAGTTGGGGATAGAGCTTCAGAGCCAGCATCTGGTAGAGGCGTTTTTCATCGGCATACGGATCAGGATGCTCCAGCTTCTCACGGATCAAACCGTGAAGCAGCCGCGCTGTCTGAGGTGGTGTGGCATTGAAGTCAATTTGACTGAGTAAGGCTAATGCGTCTCGCAGGACGGCTTCCGTCTGGTGCTCGGAAGCATCCGTCATTTTCAGAACGCTCAGAGTTTGTTCAACAAAGCAGGGTAGACAACGATGGGATGTTTTCATGGCATAAAGTAAAAAAGGCCCGAGGT
This is a stretch of genomic DNA from uncultured Desulfuromonas sp.. It encodes these proteins:
- a CDS encoding ARMT1-like domain-containing protein: MTDASEHQTEAVLRDALALLSQIDFNATPPQTARLLHGLIREKLEHPDPYADEKRLYQMLALKLYPQLAGQVASSNDPLTTALKLSIAGNSIDHGVYHAMDETRALQAIDMALHVPLVGDVDRLKRDIERADSILFLADNAGEIVLDRLLIELLPSDKVTVVVRGNAILNDALYAEAVEAGLTERVKVIDNGDNSPGTDLSRCRQEVQQAFAEADLILAKGQGNYETLSDENDNIVFLLKAKCPVVAEHIGCQLNDALVLHR